One genomic segment of Coleofasciculaceae cyanobacterium includes these proteins:
- the pyrH gene encoding UMP kinase, with translation MSYQRVLLKLSGEALMGNLGYGIDPAVVAKIAQEVADVVKSGVQVAIVVGGGNIFRGMKASAAGMDRATADYIGMIATVMNAMTLQDALERIGISNRLQTAISMQEVAEPYIRRRAIRHLEKGRVVIFGAGSGNPFFTTDTTAALRAAEIDAEIIFKATKVDGIYDSDPVKNENAHRYQSLTYNYVLTQELKVMDSTAIALCKENNIPILVFNLSVNGNIMRATKGEPVGTIVGGNCEVI, from the coding sequence ATGAGTTACCAGAGGGTTTTATTAAAATTAAGTGGCGAAGCCTTAATGGGCAACTTAGGCTACGGTATCGATCCTGCGGTAGTCGCCAAGATTGCTCAGGAAGTGGCAGACGTAGTCAAGAGTGGAGTCCAAGTAGCCATTGTTGTTGGTGGTGGAAACATCTTTCGCGGAATGAAAGCCTCTGCTGCGGGAATGGATCGAGCAACGGCTGATTATATTGGCATGATTGCTACTGTAATGAACGCGATGACTTTACAAGATGCTCTAGAAAGAATAGGCATTTCCAATCGGTTACAAACTGCAATTTCGATGCAGGAAGTGGCTGAACCTTATATTCGCCGTCGAGCTATTCGTCACCTCGAGAAAGGTCGAGTTGTAATCTTTGGTGCAGGTTCGGGAAATCCCTTTTTTACGACTGATACTACTGCTGCTTTAAGAGCGGCAGAGATCGATGCAGAAATTATTTTTAAAGCTACTAAAGTAGACGGAATCTATGATTCTGACCCAGTAAAAAACGAAAATGCTCATCGCTACCAAAGCTTGACCTATAACTATGTCCTAACCCAAGAGTTAAAGGTGATGGACAGTACAGCGATCGCTCTGTGTAAGGAAAACAATATTCCTATATTAGTTTTCAATCTTTCAGTAAACGGTAATATTATGCGTGCAACCAAAGGAGAACCTGTTGGCACTATTGTAGGAGGAAATTGTGAAGTTATCTGA